Below is a genomic region from Acidimicrobiia bacterium.
GGGAGGCAACCCGGGCACTCACCGACCTGGTTGCTTCCCTGCGCGCCGCCATCGACTGATCGCAGTGGCGGGTGGCGGCGCGCCTAGCCTGACCGCCATGACCGACTTCTTGCGGGTTGCGGGCGCCCAGATCGACGTCAGCGTCGGAGATCTCGACGGCAATGGTGACCGCATCGTCGAGGCGATCGGATGGGCCGAGGAGATCGGCGCCGACGTCATTCTGTTTCCCGAGCTCGCGGTCACTGGCTATCCGCCGGAGGATCTGTTGCTCCGAGAGGCGTTCCTGACCGCCAGCATCGAGACGCTGCATCGAATCGCCGCCGCTACCGGCAACACGACGGCGGTGGTCGGGTTCGTGGACCGCGGCTACTCGTCGGCGCGCCACGACGCCGGCCCGCCCCGACTCCACAATGCAGCCGCGCTCCTCCAGGGCGGGCGGCTGCGCGGCGTGTATCACAAGCGCCTCCTCCCCAACTACGGGGTGTTCGACGAGGACCGCTACTTCGTGGCGGGTCGGTCCCCGGGGGCTCTCTGGGAGATCAACGGGGTCGTGGCCGGGGTGTCGATCTGCGAGGACATCTGGGTCGCCGATGGCCCCCACGCAGCGCAGGCGGACGCCGGAGCCGACATCCTGCTCAACATCAACGGTTCGCCGTTCCACCGGGGAAAGGGAGGGGAGCGGGCTGCGATGCTCGCCGAGCGAGCTCGAGCGACCGGTCTGCCGCTCGTCTACCTCAACATGATCGGGAGCCAGGACGAGCTGGTGTTCGATGGACAGAGCATGGTCTTCGACGCCGCGGGCTCGCTGCTGTACCGGGGGCCGCAGTTCGCCGAGGACCTCTTCTGGGTGGACGTGCCGCTCTCGGAGTCGGGGCGAGCCGGTGTGGAGGCGACGGTGGTGAGCAACGGGGATCTGCTTGAGGATGAGCCGGAACCGCCGCCGGCCAGCCATCCGCCGTTGGACGATCTCGCCGAAGTGTACGCAGCCCTCACTCACGGGCTCGAGGGCTATGTGCGCAAGAACGGGTTCAACGGCGTCGTCATCGGTCTCTCCGGGGGGATCGACTCGTCCCTCACGGCAGCCGTCGCAGCCGACGCGCTGGGCGCCGATGGTGTGTGGGGGGTGGCGATGCCGTCGCGCCACAGCAGCGGAGGTTCCATCACCGATGCCCGGGCGCTCGCCGAGAACCTGGGGATCCGCTTCGACGTCGTGTCGATCGAGCCACCGTACACCGGATTCCTGGAGACCCTCGAGCCGCTCTTCGCCGGTCGTGAGCCCGGCGTCGCCCACGAGAACCTCCAGGCCCGCATCCGGGGGGCGATCCTCATGGCGCTGTCCAACGAGTTCGGCGGGATGCTGCTCACCACCGGTAACAAGTCGGAGATGTCCGTGGGCTACGCCACGCTCTACGGCGACATGGCGGGGGGCTTCTCGGTGCTCAAGGACGTCTACAAGACCCTGGTGTGGGATCTGGCCCGCTGGCGGAATCGCGACGGGGAGGTCATCCCCCAGGCCAGCATCGACAAGCCGCCGTCGGCCGAGCTGCGTGACGACCAGTTGGACACCGACAGCCTGCCTCCCTACGCCGAGCTGGATCCGATCCTCGAGCAGTACATCGAGGGGGACGCGTCGGTGCGCAGCATCGTCGCCGACGGGTTCGACGCCGGTCTCGTCGCCCGCATCGCACGCATGGTCGACGCCAACGAGTACAAGCGTCGCCAGGCGGCACCGGGCGTCCGGATCACCACGAAGGGCCTGGGCCGAGATCGGCGCCTGCCGATCACCAACCACTTCCGAGGCTGATCAGTCGAGACGCGACAACAGCGTCGCCCGCTTCTCCTGGAGGCGTGCGAGCTGCCGCTCGAGCCGGTCGGTCACGGCTTGGAATCGAGCCACATCGGCGCCGGTTATGCGAGCGTCCTCGCGTTCGATCGGTCCACCGACGGCGGCGTCACGCCGAGCATCGTCGTCCAGGTGTCGATGGATGATCAACTCCTCTTTGGTGAGGCGGAGCTGCTCGTCGAGGGCGACGGTCTGGTCGGCGATGGCGAGAAGCCGTCGTTCGATGCGCTTCACGGAGGCATGGTACGCCGGGCGTATCATGGCGAGGCCTCGCCGGGGTGGTGGAACGGCAGACACGATGGACTCAAAATCCATTGTCCGAAAGGAC
It encodes:
- a CDS encoding NAD+ synthase yields the protein MTDFLRVAGAQIDVSVGDLDGNGDRIVEAIGWAEEIGADVILFPELAVTGYPPEDLLLREAFLTASIETLHRIAAATGNTTAVVGFVDRGYSSARHDAGPPRLHNAAALLQGGRLRGVYHKRLLPNYGVFDEDRYFVAGRSPGALWEINGVVAGVSICEDIWVADGPHAAQADAGADILLNINGSPFHRGKGGERAAMLAERARATGLPLVYLNMIGSQDELVFDGQSMVFDAAGSLLYRGPQFAEDLFWVDVPLSESGRAGVEATVVSNGDLLEDEPEPPPASHPPLDDLAEVYAALTHGLEGYVRKNGFNGVVIGLSGGIDSSLTAAVAADALGADGVWGVAMPSRHSSGGSITDARALAENLGIRFDVVSIEPPYTGFLETLEPLFAGREPGVAHENLQARIRGAILMALSNEFGGMLLTTGNKSEMSVGYATLYGDMAGGFSVLKDVYKTLVWDLARWRNRDGEVIPQASIDKPPSAELRDDQLDTDSLPPYAELDPILEQYIEGDASVRSIVADGFDAGLVARIARMVDANEYKRRQAAPGVRITTKGLGRDRRLPITNHFRG